One window of Bacillus alkalicellulosilyticus genomic DNA carries:
- a CDS encoding class I SAM-dependent methyltransferase, with protein MKQNKYDDSQFFAAYEKMPRSTKGLEGAGEWYVFKELIPNLQNKNVLDLGCGFGWHCRYAREQQASLVIGVDISMKMIERARQQTSDPFITYVNIPIEEISFEEAQFDVVISSLAFHYIQSFQDIVQKVYTFLKPGGRFVFSVEHPIFTCQNNQDWYYDEQGKRLHWAVDHYQEEGTRHTNFLTDNVVKYHRTVSTYMNDLIRAGFTITAVREPKPSVEMVESVPEMEDENRRPMFLLISAQK; from the coding sequence ATGAAACAAAATAAATATGATGACTCCCAGTTCTTTGCAGCTTACGAAAAAATGCCACGATCAACGAAAGGACTCGAAGGAGCAGGAGAGTGGTATGTCTTTAAGGAACTTATCCCAAACTTGCAAAATAAGAATGTACTTGACTTAGGCTGTGGGTTTGGCTGGCATTGCCGCTATGCAAGGGAACAACAAGCTAGTTTAGTTATCGGTGTGGATATCTCGATGAAAATGATAGAACGCGCACGCCAACAAACATCTGACCCTTTCATCACGTATGTAAATATTCCGATTGAAGAGATATCCTTTGAGGAAGCACAGTTTGATGTTGTAATCAGTTCATTGGCGTTTCACTACATTCAATCATTTCAAGATATTGTCCAAAAGGTCTATACCTTTCTTAAGCCTGGAGGAAGATTTGTATTTTCTGTTGAGCACCCGATTTTCACTTGTCAAAACAATCAAGATTGGTACTATGACGAACAGGGCAAGCGTCTTCACTGGGCAGTTGATCACTATCAGGAAGAGGGGACACGGCATACTAATTTTTTAACAGACAATGTCGTGAAATATCATAGAACCGTATCTACGTATATGAATGATTTAATAAGAGCTGGCTTTACGATAACGGCTGTAAGAGAACCTAAGCCTTCTGTTGAAATGGTCGAAAGTGTTCCTGAGATGGAAGATGAAAATCGAAGACCGATGTTTTTACTCATTTCAGCACAAAAATAA
- a CDS encoding ABC transporter permease yields MNFFMRGLLSIIRKKGKSIILFAIIFILGNLIAGAISIQQATNIVEGTVKERLGTAAIIVWDSLKYDEYFNSLSDEEMMNFDYDPENIGVDLIKQVGELKYVKYYDYTTRTSIASNQLESVKDEMNDSNYSVEGYDMDFRLKGTNYAPILDFEEGKSQLVDGRVFTQEELENDSTVAVISKKLAETNNLHVGDSLVLTTLVTRVTDFFTGEQEIYSSRDIVLEVIGIFEPMNISPENARSDRMWYFLDTELQNTIYVSNGIVSSETRYGIEKMMELDKDYAEMMGDREYEDYFEPMFILNSTDDVEAFKEEVMPLLPKFYSVKTATDQYDNISGPIKSMTKFSGYVLIVSIISSILIIGLVVLLFLRDRKRELGIYLSLGESRGRVVGQILIEVMIIALIGIAMSLFTGHLLASGVSDTLMKNNTGSQSNDEFYYYNEIFHTDLSNTDVLDTYQVSLSFTYILLFLGVGLATVLLSTIVPLIYIVRLNPKKILM; encoded by the coding sequence ATGAATTTTTTTATGCGTGGGTTATTGAGTATTATAAGGAAAAAAGGGAAGTCTATTATTCTGTTTGCTATAATCTTTATTTTAGGGAATCTAATCGCTGGAGCCATATCAATTCAACAGGCTACCAATATTGTTGAAGGAACCGTTAAAGAAAGACTAGGAACGGCTGCTATAATAGTATGGGATAGTTTAAAGTATGACGAGTATTTTAATAGCTTAAGTGATGAAGAGATGATGAATTTTGATTATGATCCCGAAAATATAGGAGTGGACTTAATTAAACAAGTTGGTGAACTAAAATATGTTAAGTATTACGACTATACTACACGAACTTCTATAGCATCTAATCAACTGGAAAGTGTAAAAGATGAAATGAATGATTCCAACTATTCCGTTGAAGGCTACGATATGGATTTTCGTTTAAAAGGAACAAATTATGCACCCATCTTAGACTTTGAAGAGGGAAAAAGTCAGTTAGTCGACGGTCGGGTATTTACACAAGAAGAACTTGAAAATGATTCTACAGTTGCAGTCATTTCCAAGAAATTAGCAGAAACCAATAATCTACATGTCGGGGACTCATTGGTTCTGACAACTCTAGTAACTCGAGTAACGGACTTCTTTACAGGAGAACAAGAAATATATTCTTCTCGTGACATTGTATTAGAAGTGATTGGAATATTTGAACCAATGAATATAAGCCCAGAGAACGCAAGAAGTGACAGGATGTGGTATTTTCTGGATACTGAGCTTCAAAATACAATTTATGTATCAAATGGAATCGTATCAAGTGAGACTAGATACGGTATAGAAAAAATGATGGAGTTGGACAAGGACTACGCAGAAATGATGGGAGACAGGGAATACGAAGATTATTTCGAGCCTATGTTCATTCTGAATTCAACAGACGACGTAGAAGCATTTAAAGAAGAAGTAATGCCCCTTTTGCCAAAATTTTACTCGGTAAAAACTGCAACTGACCAGTATGACAATATTTCTGGACCTATTAAGTCGATGACTAAGTTTTCAGGCTATGTTCTTATAGTTTCTATCATCTCCTCTATCTTAATTATTGGATTAGTGGTTCTCTTATTCTTACGAGATAGAAAGCGTGAACTTGGAATTTACTTATCACTTGGTGAAAGTCGAGGTCGAGTGGTGGGGCAGATTCTAATTGAGGTTATGATTATTGCTCTTATTGGAATTGCAATGTCATTGTTTACCGGACATTTGTTAGCTAGTGGTGTTTCAGATACATTAATGAAAAATAACACAGGCAGTCAATCGAATGATGAATTCTACTATTATAATGAAATTTTTCACACAGATCTATCAAATACGGATGTGTTGGATACGTACCAAGTTAGCTTGAGCTTTACGTATATTTTATTGTTTTTAGGAGTAGGGCTAGCAACCGTGTTATTATCTACCATTGTCCCACTAATTTATATCGTAAGACTAAATCCAAAGAAAATCTTAATGTAA